From a single Armatimonadota bacterium genomic region:
- a CDS encoding DNA polymerase III subunit alpha produces MSRFVHLHNHTEYSLLDGANRIPEMVSRAGELGMDSLAISDHGVMFGVMDFYFECKKKGIKPILGVEAYVAPNGHRKKTGREENETYHLLLLAKDLEGYRNLCRLTTIAALEGYYYKPRIDHELLKQYSKGLIGTSTCLGSEIDQELLKGTYDKAQYLAGMYKEIFGEGNYFIELQDHRLKEQAEIREGLLRISRELKLPLIATNDAHYLCKADHQPHDVLLCIQTGSQFEDPKRLRFETEEFYLKSPDEMAELFRETPEALENTLRVAEMCDVELGKQRADMPNPELPAGETSTSYLRKLAVEQLPKRIPGADDQALERLHFELGVIEKTGFESYFLLVREFANYARQQGINYGVRGSAAGSLVSYAIGITDVDPLEYDLTFERFLNPERLSMPDIDMDFEDARRDEIIQYVTNRFGQDHVAQIVTFGTLGAKAAIKDCGRVLNYTPQETDRICKTIPNVPGMTLERALQEAPEFRAMSENEPKVRDLLRVARSVEGISRHSGVHAAGIVISRDPLVEHLPLYRGNDGQAVTAFEMGILEKIGLLKMDFLGLSNLTVVGRAAENVKRTRGIDLDLNNLPLEDKATFDMLGRGETTGVFQLESAGMRRYIQELKPQSVRELAAMVALYRPGPMQHIPTFIDRRHGRSKPSYLDQRMEPILSETYGVIVYQDQVLKLVQALAGFSLGKADVLRRAMGKKDKDAMASMYKEFEAGCEEHGVAKGTIKKVWELLEPFAGYAFNKAHSVCYALLAYQTAYLKANFPVEYMSALMAAYKDKEDKIVSCIEECRKNKIPVLSPCVNRSLTEFSIEGKTIRFGMVAIKGVGEGLAGAVITEREENGAFKHLYEFSERMKPHGMNRTALEALIKAGALDQVDTNRNTLLSQVDAALAFADMAAKDRVAGQVSLFGEAGGAEEHPIYPELPQAEKLSRSELLAMEKEVMGVYLSDHPLRGYERVISKNATHACAMVAELEEGTQVKLAGVLAGLRTMITKQRGEKMATLTIEDFSGQAGVTVFPKTYARVQETLVKDTIVKVVGTVIHRESRQNGDKTIEVRLEDIEPIEPGLEFSATRSDATAGSVTIRIWKATKAQLQKLRHVLESLPGAHEVRLELGLKDGFAPVYLPITVQPTGRLIEAVKAAVPGASVMLDGEGDDHEAAA; encoded by the coding sequence ATGAGCCGCTTCGTCCACCTCCATAACCACACGGAGTACAGCCTTCTCGACGGGGCGAACAGAATCCCGGAAATGGTGTCGCGTGCGGGCGAGTTGGGGATGGACTCCCTTGCGATCAGCGACCATGGCGTCATGTTCGGGGTCATGGATTTCTACTTCGAGTGCAAGAAGAAGGGCATCAAGCCGATCCTGGGGGTCGAGGCCTATGTGGCCCCCAACGGCCACCGGAAGAAGACGGGCCGGGAGGAAAATGAGACCTACCACCTGCTCCTGCTCGCCAAGGACCTCGAGGGCTACCGAAACCTCTGCCGCCTGACGACCATCGCCGCGCTCGAGGGCTATTATTACAAGCCGCGGATCGACCACGAGCTGCTCAAGCAGTACAGCAAAGGGCTGATTGGAACCAGCACCTGCCTTGGGAGCGAGATCGACCAGGAGCTCCTCAAAGGAACCTACGACAAGGCTCAATACCTTGCAGGAATGTACAAGGAGATCTTTGGGGAAGGCAACTACTTCATCGAACTGCAGGACCACCGGCTGAAAGAACAAGCGGAGATTCGGGAGGGCCTGCTGCGAATCTCTCGCGAGCTCAAACTGCCCCTGATCGCCACCAACGACGCCCACTACCTTTGTAAGGCCGACCATCAGCCTCATGACGTCTTGCTCTGCATCCAAACCGGCTCGCAGTTCGAAGATCCCAAGCGGCTGCGCTTTGAGACCGAAGAGTTCTATCTCAAGTCGCCGGACGAAATGGCAGAGCTCTTCCGCGAGACCCCTGAAGCCCTTGAGAACACGCTGAGGGTCGCGGAAATGTGCGACGTCGAGCTCGGCAAGCAGCGCGCCGACATGCCCAACCCCGAGCTTCCCGCGGGTGAAACGTCGACGTCCTACCTGCGCAAGCTCGCCGTGGAGCAGCTTCCCAAACGGATTCCTGGCGCCGACGACCAAGCCCTCGAGCGGCTCCACTTTGAACTGGGGGTCATCGAGAAGACAGGGTTTGAATCCTATTTCTTGTTGGTCAGGGAGTTTGCGAATTATGCGCGCCAACAGGGCATTAATTACGGCGTTCGCGGGTCTGCGGCAGGCTCCCTGGTCAGCTACGCCATCGGCATCACCGACGTCGACCCCCTTGAATACGACCTCACGTTCGAGCGCTTCTTGAACCCCGAGCGTCTCTCCATGCCAGATATCGACATGGATTTCGAGGACGCCCGCCGCGACGAGATCATCCAGTACGTGACGAACCGCTTTGGGCAGGATCACGTGGCTCAAATCGTCACTTTTGGGACCCTGGGCGCTAAGGCGGCGATCAAGGATTGCGGGCGGGTGCTCAACTACACCCCGCAAGAGACCGACCGCATCTGCAAGACGATCCCGAACGTGCCCGGAATGACCCTTGAGCGCGCGCTCCAGGAAGCCCCTGAATTTCGCGCGATGTCGGAGAACGAGCCGAAGGTCCGAGACCTCTTGCGCGTGGCACGGTCGGTCGAAGGCATATCCAGGCATTCGGGGGTGCATGCGGCGGGCATCGTCATCAGCCGCGATCCGCTGGTAGAGCACCTTCCCCTTTACCGAGGGAACGATGGGCAGGCGGTCACAGCATTCGAGATGGGCATCCTCGAAAAAATCGGGCTGCTCAAGATGGACTTTCTTGGCCTCTCCAACCTCACGGTGGTGGGCAGAGCGGCGGAAAACGTCAAGCGGACCCGAGGAATCGATCTGGACCTGAACAACCTGCCGCTGGAAGACAAGGCTACCTTCGACATGCTGGGACGAGGGGAAACGACGGGCGTGTTTCAGTTGGAATCCGCCGGTATGAGGCGTTACATCCAGGAGCTGAAGCCTCAGAGCGTACGTGAACTGGCTGCGATGGTGGCGCTTTATCGGCCCGGACCGATGCAGCATATTCCAACCTTCATCGACCGGCGGCATGGGCGCAGCAAGCCAAGCTACCTTGATCAAAGAATGGAGCCGATTCTCTCGGAGACTTACGGCGTCATCGTCTATCAAGACCAGGTGCTCAAACTCGTCCAAGCCCTGGCGGGCTTCTCTCTCGGCAAAGCGGACGTGCTCCGACGCGCGATGGGAAAGAAGGACAAGGACGCTATGGCCTCGATGTACAAGGAGTTTGAGGCCGGATGCGAAGAGCACGGGGTGGCGAAGGGCACGATCAAGAAGGTCTGGGAGCTGCTGGAACCGTTCGCGGGTTATGCATTCAACAAGGCGCACTCGGTGTGCTACGCGTTGCTGGCGTACCAGACGGCCTACCTGAAAGCCAACTTTCCAGTCGAGTACATGTCGGCGCTGATGGCGGCCTACAAGGACAAGGAAGACAAGATCGTCTCGTGCATCGAGGAATGCCGAAAGAACAAGATCCCGGTTCTGAGTCCCTGCGTCAATCGCTCGCTGACCGAGTTCTCCATCGAGGGCAAGACGATTCGTTTTGGCATGGTGGCGATCAAGGGAGTTGGAGAAGGGCTGGCGGGAGCGGTGATCACGGAACGCGAAGAGAATGGAGCCTTCAAGCACCTTTACGAGTTCTCCGAGCGGATGAAACCGCACGGAATGAACCGGACTGCCCTCGAAGCCCTTATCAAAGCCGGAGCGCTCGATCAGGTCGACACCAACCGCAACACGCTGCTCAGCCAGGTGGACGCGGCGCTGGCCTTTGCCGACATGGCCGCCAAGGACCGGGTCGCGGGGCAAGTCTCGCTCTTTGGTGAAGCTGGCGGCGCCGAAGAGCACCCGATCTATCCCGAGCTCCCGCAGGCAGAGAAGCTCAGCCGAAGCGAGCTCCTCGCGATGGAAAAGGAGGTCATGGGGGTCTACCTTTCGGACCACCCTCTCCGTGGCTACGAGCGCGTGATCTCCAAGAACGCCACGCATGCCTGTGCGATGGTTGCCGAGCTTGAAGAGGGCACCCAGGTGAAGCTGGCGGGAGTTCTTGCGGGGCTCCGGACCATGATCACCAAGCAGCGAGGAGAAAAGATGGCGACGCTGACGATTGAGGATTTCTCCGGCCAAGCGGGCGTCACCGTGTTCCCGAAGACCTACGCGAGGGTCCAGGAGACTCTGGTCAAGGACACCATCGTCAAGGTCGTTGGGACCGTCATCCACCGCGAGTCCCGGCAGAACGGGGACAAGACGATCGAGGTCCGCCTGGAAGACATCGAGCCGATCGAACCAGGACTGGAGTTTTCAGCGACACGTTCGGATGCGACGGCCGGCTCGGTGACGATCCGCATCTGGAAGGCCACCAAAGCACAGCTTCAGAAGCTGCGGCACGTCCTGGAGTCGCTGCCGGGGGCACATGAAGTGCGTTTGGAGCTGGGCCTAAAGGACGGCTTCGCCCCGGTCTACCTGCCCATCACGGTGCAGCCCACTGGCCGGCTTATCGAGGCTGTGAAGGCGGCCGTCCCTGGGGCGAGCGTTATGCTGGACGGCGAGGGCGACGATCACGAGGCGGCCGCGTGA
- the rfbD gene encoding dTDP-4-dehydrorhamnose reductase: MKVLVTGAAGMLGRDLQMALAERGAEAVATDVAELDIADPGSVAKVVASDLAEGCAWCVNCAAYTAVDRAESEPDAARRINALGPGYLAEVCRMGGMRLIHLSTDFVFDGAKRVPYVEGDVTGPLGLYGQTKLEGEHAILERLPGALIVRTAWLYGPHGLSFPRTILKAFREGRALRVVDDQWGTPTYTLDLARTLCTLMERDVPGGVYHAAGPECVSRLEWAERLLQIVAARDGKEPPQLETAKTSDFPAPAARPAYSCLSSLKLQQAGIQSMRPLDEALAEFAERLDSL; this comes from the coding sequence ATGAAAGTCCTGGTTACGGGCGCGGCGGGCATGTTGGGCCGCGACCTGCAAATGGCCCTGGCGGAGCGAGGCGCGGAGGCCGTGGCGACGGACGTTGCCGAACTGGACATCGCAGACCCCGGTTCGGTCGCCAAAGTCGTCGCATCGGACCTGGCCGAAGGATGCGCCTGGTGCGTCAACTGCGCCGCCTATACCGCTGTGGACCGGGCGGAAAGCGAGCCTGACGCCGCCCGCAGGATCAACGCACTGGGCCCGGGCTACCTTGCCGAGGTCTGCCGGATGGGCGGGATGCGTCTTATCCACCTCTCAACCGACTTTGTTTTCGATGGAGCGAAACGCGTGCCTTATGTGGAAGGTGACGTCACAGGGCCGCTGGGTCTCTATGGGCAGACCAAGCTCGAAGGAGAGCACGCTATTCTCGAAAGGCTGCCGGGCGCTCTCATCGTGAGGACGGCTTGGCTCTACGGTCCTCACGGTCTGAGCTTTCCCAGGACGATCCTGAAGGCGTTTCGGGAGGGACGGGCGCTTCGGGTCGTGGACGACCAATGGGGTACGCCGACCTACACGCTCGACCTTGCGCGGACGCTTTGCACCCTGATGGAGCGCGATGTGCCGGGAGGGGTCTATCATGCCGCGGGCCCGGAGTGTGTGTCCAGGTTGGAGTGGGCGGAGAGGCTGCTGCAAATCGTAGCTGCGCGAGATGGAAAGGAGCCGCCTCAACTAGAGACGGCGAAGACCAGCGACTTCCCTGCCCCCGCTGCACGGCCGGCGTATAGCTGCCTGTCAAGCTTGAAGCTGCAGCAGGCAGGAATTCAGTCGATGAGACCGCTTGATGAGGCGCTGGCAGAGTTTGCGGAGAGGTTGGACTCCCTGTAG
- a CDS encoding NFACT family protein — protein sequence MAREPRPTFDSLTLAAVTAELQVLVGARVQKVVQPNETTIVIETYDSGSKRNLLICWHPDLYRVHLASALPRSAGPLGGFALSVRQSLDGSDLEDASQVGFDRILRLAFRKGDKTQTLVLELMGKHTNVVLIGPDGNVTTAAKQLGPSKSVRPVLPGKSYASPPSSFRRKPWEAETYEELRKAEGASPYLLASVGAEGETEGTLSADSRKRLVQIREAVASGSFRPYESETSGVYPLPLGKLAETGKPAESLSLSLERHYALLAGSLEVHRLRSTLEGQLKRVETARRRAITSLEVALEHGDRAVQDQLCGELILAYQHQIVAGDSSFETQDYEGNRVSMPLDPDLGAVENAQKYFRRAKKSRLKGPEMAVRLAKLQADLAVIDETLNAVRAATEASSLAKLEAEARRRGWLHTASIQEKEDRPFQGYKIREVLAPSGHKVLFGENATSNDYLTTKVAKPNDWWLHVRGAPSAHVVVRTDNQPDRVPRTTLEFAAVLAAKQSAAKHSSLVAVDYTLKKYVRKPRGAAPGSVLIERERTLHVSP from the coding sequence ATGGCCCGAGAACCCCGACCCACGTTCGACAGCCTGACCCTGGCAGCCGTGACCGCAGAGCTCCAGGTGCTTGTTGGCGCCCGGGTGCAGAAGGTCGTACAGCCCAACGAAACGACGATCGTCATCGAGACCTATGATTCCGGGTCAAAACGCAATCTGTTGATTTGCTGGCATCCGGATCTCTACCGGGTTCACCTTGCATCTGCATTGCCCAGATCCGCTGGACCACTCGGCGGCTTTGCCCTTTCGGTTCGGCAATCGCTGGACGGGTCCGATCTGGAAGACGCGAGCCAAGTCGGCTTTGACCGCATCCTTCGGCTCGCATTTCGCAAGGGAGATAAGACGCAGACTTTGGTCTTGGAGCTGATGGGAAAGCACACCAACGTGGTCCTTATCGGTCCTGACGGCAACGTCACGACGGCAGCCAAGCAATTGGGCCCGTCGAAGTCGGTTCGGCCCGTCTTGCCTGGAAAATCCTACGCCTCTCCACCCTCAAGCTTCAGGCGCAAGCCCTGGGAAGCCGAGACTTACGAGGAGCTCCGAAAAGCTGAAGGGGCTTCACCCTATTTGTTGGCCAGTGTCGGTGCGGAAGGGGAAACTGAAGGAACACTTTCTGCCGATAGCCGAAAGCGCCTCGTCCAGATCCGCGAAGCCGTGGCGAGCGGCAGCTTTCGGCCCTATGAAAGCGAGACGAGTGGCGTTTACCCCTTGCCGCTTGGCAAGCTTGCGGAGACTGGGAAGCCGGCCGAATCGCTGTCGTTGTCCCTGGAGCGCCACTATGCCTTGCTCGCGGGGTCGCTCGAGGTCCATCGGCTGCGATCCACCCTGGAGGGTCAGCTCAAACGGGTCGAGACAGCACGGCGCAGGGCGATCACTTCTTTGGAGGTGGCCCTCGAACATGGTGATCGGGCCGTCCAGGATCAGCTCTGCGGCGAGCTCATCCTGGCCTATCAGCATCAGATCGTTGCGGGAGACTCTTCGTTTGAGACTCAAGATTACGAAGGGAATCGTGTGTCGATGCCGCTCGATCCTGACCTGGGCGCCGTTGAAAATGCCCAGAAGTACTTCCGGCGTGCCAAGAAGAGCCGCCTGAAAGGTCCCGAAATGGCGGTGAGACTTGCCAAATTGCAGGCCGACCTTGCCGTCATCGACGAGACGCTGAACGCAGTTCGAGCGGCGACCGAGGCCTCAAGCCTAGCAAAGCTAGAAGCGGAAGCGCGCAGGCGCGGGTGGCTGCATACCGCCTCGATCCAGGAGAAGGAGGATAGGCCGTTTCAGGGCTACAAGATCCGAGAAGTTCTGGCCCCATCGGGCCACAAGGTCCTCTTCGGCGAAAACGCTACTTCGAACGACTATTTGACTACCAAGGTAGCCAAGCCCAATGACTGGTGGCTGCATGTCCGTGGAGCGCCGTCGGCCCACGTTGTCGTGCGGACCGACAACCAACCGGATCGGGTCCCTCGGACGACCCTTGAGTTCGCGGCGGTCCTGGCGGCGAAGCAGAGCGCCGCCAAGCATTCGTCGCTCGTGGCTGTGGACTACACGCTCAAGAAATACGTGCGAAAGCCGCGGGGCGCGGCGCCGGGCTCGGTGCTCATCGAACGCGAAAGGACCTTGCATGTGAGCCCTTAG
- a CDS encoding prepilin-type N-terminal cleavage/methylation domain-containing protein, which yields MNPIRRAFTLIELLVVIAIIAILAAILFPVFAQAKAAAKRVVCMNGARQSGLALKMYLSDYDDQMPIYYAYNSQPPAWQDGHKGIEVALYPYVKNREVFKSPFDVGGPFTDVDVPGAGSYANAYGTSYRYTQCLFTMVAGESSGNNTPYTFSRSVSETQIEYPAETRAMRLEMMAFFSRKDDPGCARFGYDCDPPYNYFRMWDPVGGRVVFVDGHAKSLVSAGQFDKTRVDAHGHFSGEADPTSWSGTWYGTCD from the coding sequence ATGAACCCAATCAGGCGAGCGTTCACACTCATCGAGCTGTTGGTCGTCATCGCGATCATCGCCATCTTGGCCGCAATCCTGTTTCCCGTGTTTGCCCAGGCCAAAGCGGCTGCCAAGCGCGTGGTCTGCATGAACGGCGCAAGACAGAGCGGCCTGGCGCTAAAGATGTACTTGAGCGATTATGACGATCAAATGCCGATCTACTATGCCTACAACAGCCAGCCGCCGGCCTGGCAGGATGGCCACAAAGGCATCGAGGTGGCGCTGTATCCTTATGTGAAGAACCGCGAAGTCTTCAAGAGCCCCTTTGATGTTGGCGGACCCTTTACAGACGTCGACGTTCCAGGGGCGGGCTCCTATGCCAACGCCTACGGAACGTCCTACCGGTACACCCAATGCCTCTTCACAATGGTGGCGGGCGAATCGTCCGGCAACAACACGCCCTACACCTTCAGCCGTTCGGTGAGCGAAACGCAGATCGAGTATCCAGCCGAGACCCGCGCTATGCGTCTTGAGATGATGGCGTTCTTCAGCCGAAAGGACGATCCTGGCTGCGCGCGCTTCGGCTACGACTGCGACCCGCCATATAACTACTTCAGGATGTGGGACCCGGTCGGAGGGAGGGTCGTGTTTGTGGATGGCCACGCCAAATCCCTCGTCTCGGCGGGTCAATTCGACAAAACGAGGGTCGACGCGCACGGCCACTTTTCTGGGGAAGCTGACCCTACCTCCTGGAGCGGCACGTGGTACGGGACGTGTGACTAG
- a CDS encoding aminotransferase class I/II-fold pyridoxal phosphate-dependent enzyme has product MHREPYLAGFDTDLQHFGEDGQPYGAVTPPIFQSSLFSFDTYEAFMGAMQQNPDAPRYQYSRVTNPTLDAAEQKIARLERSDRCKVFSSGMAAITSALMSVLEPGAHVVAIDTCYGPTRQFLAEYMSRFGITASFVDGRDPATVLDALKPETTAVYLESPASVLFRLQDLEAITKVCREKGITTIFDNSYSTPVFQTPTQWGVDMVVHSATKYLAGHSDLTAGVVCLSEDRYDSFLKREFSLFGAALGPFQAWLLLRGLRTLSIRLKHQEQTGNAIAQWLQDRPEVELVHHAGAPWHPQRALFEKQMRGSSSLLSFRPKWQTQAPIKRFVESLEIFKLGVSWGGFESLVVMIPAEAFPDPEVGWIVRLYLGLEDPKDLTADLDQAFRKAAEVA; this is encoded by the coding sequence ATGCACCGAGAGCCCTATCTCGCCGGATTCGATACCGACCTGCAGCACTTCGGCGAGGACGGGCAGCCCTATGGCGCGGTCACCCCGCCCATCTTTCAGTCTTCCCTTTTCAGCTTCGACACCTACGAGGCTTTCATGGGGGCCATGCAGCAGAACCCGGACGCACCACGCTATCAGTACAGCCGCGTGACCAACCCCACCCTGGACGCCGCCGAGCAGAAGATCGCCAGGCTCGAGCGATCGGACCGATGCAAGGTCTTCTCAAGTGGCATGGCGGCTATCACGTCGGCGCTCATGAGCGTTCTGGAACCGGGCGCCCACGTGGTCGCGATCGATACATGCTACGGGCCGACACGTCAGTTCCTTGCCGAATACATGAGCCGTTTTGGGATCACGGCGAGCTTCGTCGATGGGCGAGACCCCGCTACGGTGCTCGATGCCCTCAAGCCGGAGACCACAGCAGTCTATCTGGAATCCCCCGCGAGCGTGCTCTTCCGCCTGCAAGACCTCGAAGCCATCACCAAGGTCTGTCGGGAAAAGGGGATTACCACCATCTTCGACAACTCCTACAGCACGCCAGTCTTTCAGACACCTACCCAGTGGGGAGTCGATATGGTGGTCCACAGCGCCACGAAGTACCTCGCCGGTCACAGCGACCTCACTGCAGGTGTGGTTTGCCTCTCTGAAGATCGTTACGACTCGTTCCTGAAGCGTGAGTTCTCGCTGTTTGGCGCGGCGTTGGGCCCGTTTCAGGCTTGGCTGCTTCTGCGCGGCCTGCGGACGCTTTCCATTAGGTTGAAGCACCAGGAGCAGACCGGGAACGCGATCGCCCAGTGGCTGCAGGATCGCCCCGAAGTGGAGCTGGTGCACCATGCGGGGGCGCCATGGCACCCGCAGCGCGCCCTCTTCGAGAAGCAGATGCGCGGTTCGAGCAGCCTGCTCTCCTTCCGGCCCAAATGGCAGACCCAGGCGCCGATCAAGCGGTTTGTGGAGAGCTTGGAGATCTTCAAGCTGGGTGTGAGTTGGGGCGGGTTCGAGAGCCTGGTGGTCATGATCCCCGCCGAGGCGTTTCCCGATCCTGAAGTCGGGTGGATCGTGCGGCTTTATCTTGGTCTGGAAGATCCCAAGGATCTGACGGCAGACCTCGATCAAGCCTTTCGCAAAGCGGCGGAAGTGGCCTAA
- the rpoZ gene encoding DNA-directed RNA polymerase subunit omega, whose protein sequence is MLPSPDKLNNEEYGKYALSNLAAKRAKQIKEGAPPLVAVDSMHPLTIALAEIAAGKIKPIMQAVEEPQMIETGDFERISEEPLPAELGMLLPALDESTDAALIETLGVDEEHDTEGDHEGETTDVLSLSDLVTEEDDVVEEAPVVGEDDTLSLSDIAEQETSLEGEDAEE, encoded by the coding sequence ATGCTGCCCTCGCCAGACAAGCTGAACAACGAAGAGTACGGAAAATATGCGTTGAGCAATCTGGCCGCCAAGCGCGCCAAGCAGATCAAGGAGGGAGCGCCCCCGCTCGTCGCCGTGGACTCCATGCACCCCCTGACGATCGCGCTGGCTGAGATCGCAGCAGGCAAGATCAAACCGATCATGCAAGCTGTGGAAGAGCCGCAGATGATCGAGACCGGCGACTTTGAGCGAATCTCCGAGGAGCCGCTGCCCGCCGAGCTCGGAATGCTGCTTCCCGCGCTCGACGAATCCACCGACGCCGCCCTCATCGAGACGCTTGGCGTAGACGAAGAGCACGACACCGAAGGCGATCACGAAGGGGAGACCACGGACGTCTTGTCCCTTTCCGACCTCGTGACGGAAGAGGACGACGTCGTCGAAGAAGCCCCCGTGGTTGGAGAGGACGACACGCTCTCGCTCTCGGATATCGCTGAGCAGGAAACCAGCCTCGAAGGCGAAGACGCCGAGGAATAG
- the dnaJ gene encoding molecular chaperone DnaJ, protein MRDPYEVLGVSREASPDELKSAYRRLARRYHPDVNPGDHEAEEKFKEIGQAYSVLSDPDKRARFDRFGTVDEPQGGVHFEGGFQDLFDMFFGGGDMGGRARRNGDRDGDDVRADVEITLHEVITGVEKEVRYGRHMRCQECGGNGSEGGSPPQRCTKCNGQGVVVQVRQTFIGSMRTSVTCGTCGGAGVVVTNPCKSCHGQGLQVEETVTTVKIPPGVGDGLTVHAPGQGSHGLGRGRSGDLYVVLHVTPDPRFERSGGNLITSISLTFAQATLGDEISVEGVDADYDVEIPRGTQPGSVLKIEGAGLPPLHGGRRGDLLLQVQVEVPTQLTEAQESLVRQFAELRGEDEPKGSGGGLLGGLFGKGKRK, encoded by the coding sequence ATGCGTGATCCATACGAGGTACTTGGAGTCTCAAGGGAGGCTTCGCCCGACGAATTGAAGTCGGCTTATCGCCGACTTGCACGTCGCTACCACCCGGACGTCAATCCCGGCGACCACGAGGCTGAAGAGAAGTTCAAGGAGATCGGTCAAGCCTATTCCGTCCTTTCAGACCCTGACAAGCGTGCGCGATTCGACCGCTTTGGGACCGTCGACGAACCCCAAGGCGGAGTCCATTTCGAGGGCGGATTTCAAGACCTCTTCGACATGTTCTTTGGCGGCGGCGACATGGGCGGCCGCGCCCGCCGGAACGGAGACCGCGACGGAGACGACGTTCGGGCAGACGTGGAGATCACCCTTCACGAGGTCATCACGGGCGTCGAAAAGGAAGTGCGCTATGGTCGACACATGCGCTGCCAAGAATGCGGTGGCAACGGGAGCGAAGGGGGATCGCCGCCCCAGCGGTGCACCAAATGCAACGGCCAAGGGGTTGTGGTGCAAGTTCGCCAGACCTTTATAGGCTCGATGCGAACCTCGGTCACTTGTGGTACGTGTGGTGGCGCGGGAGTGGTCGTAACGAACCCGTGCAAGTCCTGCCACGGGCAGGGCCTCCAGGTGGAGGAAACGGTGACGACGGTCAAGATTCCACCGGGCGTGGGTGATGGGCTGACGGTCCATGCGCCCGGGCAGGGAAGCCACGGCCTGGGACGTGGACGCTCCGGCGACCTGTATGTCGTGCTTCACGTGACGCCGGATCCCCGCTTCGAGCGAAGCGGCGGCAACCTGATCACAAGCATCTCCTTGACCTTTGCCCAGGCAACCCTCGGAGACGAAATCTCTGTGGAAGGGGTGGACGCCGACTATGATGTCGAGATTCCAAGAGGCACGCAGCCAGGCTCCGTGCTCAAAATCGAGGGCGCAGGGCTTCCCCCGCTTCATGGAGGGCGTCGCGGCGACCTGTTGCTCCAGGTCCAGGTTGAAGTCCCAACCCAATTGACCGAAGCACAGGAGTCGCTTGTGAGGCAGTTCGCCGAACTCCGGGGCGAGGATGAACCGAAGGGTAGCGGCGGCGGGCTCCTGGGCGGGCTTTTCGGCAAGGGCAAGCGCAAGTGA
- the prmA gene encoding 50S ribosomal protein L11 methyltransferase, translating into MNGTVWIEVRATFPEAPEDWSPLADAFDRHGCPGSLIGERPPSISGYLVDVPAARAKVEELRAELLRLGAASVETQEVPEEDWAESWRKFFKPRRIGKRFVIRPTWEEFEAGPDDLEIVLDPGQAFGTGDHPTTRLCLELMEEAFEARRPDSVLDLGCGSGILSIGASLLGARDVLGVDIEAVSVEVARQNAELNGVQVEFLCADGFADAKLHGPFDLVVSNIISATLIRLAPKVAQRQASGGVWIVSGIIRQNWEDVQKAAARAGYELKSERFEDDWVAAALVRCGP; encoded by the coding sequence GTGAACGGCACGGTCTGGATCGAGGTCCGCGCCACCTTTCCCGAGGCGCCAGAGGATTGGTCCCCTCTTGCCGACGCCTTCGACAGGCATGGGTGTCCTGGCTCCTTGATAGGCGAACGGCCGCCCTCGATCAGCGGGTACCTCGTGGACGTTCCGGCGGCGCGCGCTAAGGTCGAGGAGCTGCGTGCGGAGCTGCTCCGATTGGGCGCTGCCTCGGTTGAGACACAAGAGGTGCCGGAAGAGGATTGGGCGGAGTCCTGGCGCAAGTTCTTCAAGCCGAGGAGAATAGGGAAGCGGTTTGTGATCCGGCCGACCTGGGAAGAGTTCGAGGCAGGGCCAGACGATTTGGAGATCGTTCTCGATCCTGGACAGGCCTTTGGCACCGGCGACCATCCGACGACTCGGCTGTGCCTCGAGTTGATGGAGGAAGCCTTCGAAGCTCGCCGTCCGGATTCCGTGCTCGATCTGGGCTGCGGGAGCGGCATCTTGAGCATCGGCGCCTCTTTGCTCGGCGCGAGAGATGTTCTTGGCGTGGACATCGAGGCTGTCAGCGTCGAGGTCGCGAGACAGAACGCGGAATTGAACGGCGTCCAGGTCGAGTTCCTTTGCGCCGATGGATTTGCCGACGCGAAGCTACACGGCCCGTTCGATCTGGTTGTCAGCAACATCATCAGCGCCACCTTGATCCGGCTCGCCCCGAAAGTCGCCCAGCGACAGGCTTCTGGTGGCGTCTGGATCGTGTCCGGGATCATCCGTCAGAACTGGGAGGACGTCCAAAAGGCTGCGGCAAGAGCGGGCTACGAGCTGAAATCGGAGAGGTTTGAGGATGACTGGGTGGCTGCAGCGTTGGTGAGGTGTGGCCCCTGA